In Sphingobacterium zeae, one genomic interval encodes:
- a CDS encoding 2Fe-2S iron-sulfur cluster-binding protein: MSTTNKLTFINEKRGIEKEIVTNEDKPILILAEQENINLPYLCRTGDCNSCICKLISGSIIHTTQTTLQDQDIKEGYFLACTGFATSDCVIKTHQEKEFARYKKGI; the protein is encoded by the coding sequence ATGTCAACAACAAATAAACTAACATTTATTAATGAAAAAAGAGGAATTGAAAAGGAAATAGTAACAAATGAGGATAAACCTATTTTAATTCTTGCAGAACAAGAGAATATTAACCTCCCTTATTTATGTCGAACTGGTGATTGTAATAGTTGTATTTGTAAATTAATTTCGGGGAGTATTATTCATACTACCCAAACAACATTACAAGACCAAGACATAAAAGAAGGATATTTCTTAGCATGTACTGGCTTTGCAACTTCGGATTGCGTAATTAAAACCCATCAAGAGAAAGAGTTTGCAAGATATAAAAAAGGAATTTAA
- a CDS encoding GlcNAc-transferase family protein: MSIFVQIAAYRDPLLVSTLKDMLEKATNPENLNITICHQYNPEDNYNLEFKEFKTHPQINIIEIPYKESKGLCWARNLIQREYKDEAYTLQIDSHMRFIWEWDRILIEMLESLRLKGIKKPILTTYPPHFEPFNFKHEETAPNQIIFREFDKHGIYPIGWPSEIPNWKVLTEPIPARFLAGGFCFSIGAFCKEILDDPHLYFSGEEINLAVRAYTHGYDLYHPHINITWHYYTRKETPKHWDDHFDTGILENQAMRRLKRLFEQSEKRTYYNWGDYGLGKVRHLKDYERYSGILLNENKIQDYTLMNLPPINPTIYNNEEEWKNSFYSYVNNYIHIPNSVIDENELYLYEFAHLRFMSNNDEVHQQALNIDEIWKNKSSDEKHCRIEINFKCKDLPDSWILELHNKHGGNNKRIKGRMPYFQAGLNGFAIKNCINL, from the coding sequence ATGTCAATTTTTGTCCAAATAGCAGCATATAGAGACCCATTATTGGTTTCAACATTGAAGGATATGCTTGAGAAAGCAACGAATCCGGAAAACTTGAATATAACTATTTGCCATCAATATAATCCTGAAGATAACTATAACCTTGAATTTAAAGAGTTCAAAACTCATCCTCAAATCAATATAATTGAAATTCCATATAAAGAATCAAAAGGTCTGTGTTGGGCAAGAAATTTAATCCAACGTGAATACAAAGATGAAGCATATACGTTACAAATAGACTCGCATATGAGATTTATTTGGGAATGGGATAGGATCTTGATAGAAATGCTTGAATCTTTAAGGCTAAAAGGTATTAAAAAACCAATCTTAACAACTTATCCTCCTCATTTCGAACCTTTTAATTTTAAACATGAAGAAACTGCGCCAAATCAAATTATTTTCCGTGAATTTGATAAACATGGAATATATCCTATTGGATGGCCATCAGAAATTCCTAATTGGAAAGTTCTTACTGAACCTATACCAGCAAGATTTCTAGCTGGGGGATTCTGCTTTTCAATAGGAGCTTTTTGTAAAGAAATCTTAGATGACCCTCACTTATATTTTTCCGGTGAAGAGATTAATCTAGCCGTTCGAGCTTATACACATGGCTATGATTTATATCATCCCCATATAAATATTACTTGGCATTATTATACCCGAAAAGAAACACCTAAGCACTGGGATGACCATTTTGATACAGGAATTTTGGAGAATCAAGCAATGCGACGATTAAAACGTCTATTTGAGCAATCAGAAAAAAGAACCTACTATAATTGGGGAGATTATGGACTGGGAAAAGTTAGGCATTTAAAAGATTATGAAAGATATTCGGGAATATTACTCAATGAAAACAAAATACAAGATTATACTTTAATGAACCTTCCCCCGATAAATCCAACCATTTATAATAATGAAGAGGAATGGAAAAACAGTTTTTATTCATATGTAAACAATTATATCCATATACCAAACTCTGTTATTGATGAAAATGAATTGTATTTATATGAATTTGCTCATTTAAGATTTATGAGTAACAATGATGAAGTTCATCAACAAGCCCTTAATATAGATGAAATTTGGAAAAATAAAAGTTCTGATGAAAAACATTGCAGAATTGAAATCAATTTCAAATGTAAAGATCTTCCAGATTCATGGATTCTTGAACTCCATAATAAACATGGAGGAAATAATAAAAGAATAAAAGGAAGGATGCCTTATTTCCAAGCCGGATTGAATGGTTTTGCTATTAAAAATTGTATAAATTTATAA
- a CDS encoding SPASM domain-containing protein, giving the protein MKLSKYIITTSIEDAKETVTSKMTIIYSCLSNQTIVVRDEVFQKITNEDFYNLDERLITELQNSRILIQNGNDEFVELYDYDKVTNDNISLFVNLIESCRSGCNSCSKNNTISRPKNDFVNSINSYIEIELIKKNLKTFFLTWKIDDPTEFIETMISISESNLRITDMNDIYYASSLICEGEFLTEKVFAMLFNLCMIKKYHITLKCSNYESTEITIKNILSILDNFPFRPQDGIIFELTIKSDKINDVFNIIDKFSHAETQNRITFKFDFLKNNDTSKDELAENEIECLFYAIEKGFIQSILPTRVNLPCAATDQNSLSVDKNGNLFSCNALPLSTPNIIENNLIGNVSDDVRIHVHSTKFRNWMLELRENKPICYSCNLLPLCGGGCLLKREEGKSLGCPTFKYNIEDRLLVSYLNQKSSLNECIVSYY; this is encoded by the coding sequence ATGAAACTATCCAAATATATCATAACAACTTCTATAGAAGACGCTAAGGAAACTGTGACTTCCAAGATGACAATAATTTATTCATGTCTTTCTAACCAAACTATCGTAGTAAGGGACGAAGTATTTCAAAAAATTACGAATGAAGATTTCTACAATTTGGATGAAAGACTAATAACGGAGTTACAAAATAGCAGAATATTAATACAAAATGGCAACGATGAGTTTGTTGAGTTATATGATTACGATAAAGTAACTAATGATAATATCTCCTTATTTGTGAACTTGATTGAGAGTTGTAGATCTGGGTGTAATTCATGCTCAAAGAACAATACAATTTCTAGACCCAAAAATGATTTTGTTAATTCTATCAATTCTTACATAGAAATTGAGCTAATCAAAAAAAATCTAAAAACATTCTTTTTGACATGGAAAATAGATGATCCAACTGAATTTATTGAAACAATGATTTCAATATCAGAGTCAAATTTGAGAATTACAGACATGAATGATATATACTATGCTTCATCACTAATTTGTGAAGGCGAATTTCTAACTGAGAAAGTCTTTGCAATGCTTTTCAATTTGTGCATGATAAAAAAATATCACATAACATTAAAATGTTCAAACTATGAATCCACTGAAATAACAATCAAAAATATATTATCAATATTAGATAACTTTCCTTTCCGGCCCCAAGATGGAATTATATTTGAACTCACCATTAAAAGCGATAAAATTAATGATGTTTTTAACATTATTGATAAATTTTCACATGCTGAGACTCAAAATCGAATTACCTTTAAATTTGATTTTCTAAAAAACAACGATACTTCTAAAGATGAATTAGCTGAGAATGAGATTGAGTGTTTATTCTATGCAATAGAAAAGGGATTTATACAGAGTATACTTCCAACTCGTGTTAATTTACCATGTGCGGCAACAGACCAAAATTCATTATCTGTTGATAAAAATGGAAATTTATTTTCCTGTAATGCACTTCCTTTATCAACACCAAATATAATCGAGAATAATCTAATTGGAAATGTCAGCGACGATGTTAGGATTCATGTACACTCGACTAAATTTAGGAATTGGATGCTTGAACTACGGGAAAATAAACCAATTTGTTATAGTTGCAATTTATTACCGTTATGTGGAGGTGGCTGTCTATTAAAAAGAGAAGAGGGTAAATCTCTCGGTTGCCCCACTTTTAAATATAATATTGAAGATCGTTTGTTAGTCAGTTATTTGAACCAAAAGTCATCTTTAAATGAATGTATTGTTAGTTATTATTAA
- a CDS encoding peptidase domain-containing ABC transporter — translation MFKFSIQHDIMDCAPTCLKMVAEFYGKSYSMEYLRELCHLGKNGVSLLSISEASETLGFRSLMVKLNMQKLINDCPLPCILHWNQEHFVVLLKIKRKGNFIKRIFHKQSYSKVFVVADPAHGIVKLDEETFYKAWVSTYNERGVALLLEPTPTFYNAKEIKEKQQGLKFLFHYLQPFKRHIAQLVIGMLAASLISLTLPFTTQILLDQGVSEKSLSVVHVILLAQLFLIFGNMSIELVRSWLLLHINSRISLSIISDFLSKLLKLPIRYFDSKAVGDIAQRINDHHRIENFLTGSVLTSLFSFVNIIVFTIVLAVYNLKILSLFVAFSFFGIIWILLFQKKRKEMDYKRFSRSRENQDKLYELITGMQEIKLFGSETPKRWEWEQLQVKDYKLNIKSLALEQYQRTGLIFVTHVKNILITFIAATEAIKGNLTIGQLLSISYIIGQTSGPIEQLVNLIRAAQDAKLSMSRLQEIHNKQDEEAIVKNKILYPQITLGDLFIENVSFQYEGPNSPYVLKNINLRIPKGKVTAIVGTSGSGKTTLMKILLNFYQPTQGRVLVGNSDLNKISPKLWRSHCGSVMQDGYIFYDTIAKNIAMDGGDIDEKKMEMAIRVANLQDFIESTPNNYTTKIGLSGMGISGGQRQRILIARSVYKNPEYIFFDEATSSLDANNEKVIIDYLNEFFRDKTVVIIAHRLSTVKKADQIIVLNDGKIEEIGNHSTLISNRGRYYELVKNQLELGN, via the coding sequence ATGTTCAAGTTTTCCATCCAACATGATATAATGGACTGTGCCCCTACTTGTTTAAAAATGGTAGCAGAATTTTATGGAAAAAGCTACTCCATGGAGTATCTCCGTGAATTGTGCCATTTAGGAAAAAATGGAGTTAGTCTTTTAAGCATTAGTGAAGCTTCTGAAACCCTTGGATTCAGATCGCTGATGGTAAAATTGAACATGCAAAAGCTTATCAACGATTGTCCATTACCATGTATTTTACATTGGAATCAGGAACACTTTGTTGTTTTGTTAAAAATTAAAAGAAAAGGAAATTTCATAAAAAGAATATTTCATAAGCAATCATATTCAAAAGTCTTTGTAGTTGCCGATCCTGCACATGGCATCGTTAAACTAGATGAAGAAACCTTTTATAAAGCTTGGGTTTCTACGTACAATGAACGAGGGGTGGCTTTGCTTTTAGAACCTACCCCCACATTTTACAATGCAAAAGAAATAAAAGAAAAACAACAGGGTTTGAAATTTTTATTTCATTATTTACAACCATTCAAGAGGCATATTGCCCAACTAGTTATTGGTATGTTGGCTGCAAGTTTAATTTCTCTGACACTTCCCTTTACAACACAAATATTACTTGACCAAGGTGTCTCGGAGAAAAGTTTATCTGTAGTACACGTAATCCTGCTAGCCCAACTCTTTCTAATTTTTGGAAACATGAGTATCGAATTAGTGCGCTCCTGGTTACTTTTACATATCAACTCCAGAATCAGCCTAAGTATAATCTCTGACTTTTTGTCCAAATTATTAAAACTTCCAATAAGATATTTTGACTCAAAAGCAGTTGGGGATATTGCTCAAAGGATTAACGACCATCATAGAATTGAAAATTTTCTCACTGGTTCTGTACTTACATCACTTTTTTCTTTTGTAAATATCATTGTATTCACAATAGTTCTAGCAGTTTATAATCTAAAAATCCTCAGTTTATTTGTTGCCTTTAGCTTTTTTGGGATAATATGGATTCTGCTTTTCCAGAAAAAAAGAAAGGAGATGGACTACAAAAGGTTTTCCCGAAGCAGAGAAAATCAGGATAAACTTTATGAATTGATCACAGGTATGCAAGAAATAAAACTTTTTGGAAGCGAGACTCCAAAAAGATGGGAATGGGAACAATTACAAGTAAAAGATTACAAATTAAATATTAAAAGCCTTGCATTAGAACAATATCAACGAACCGGCCTAATATTCGTGACTCATGTCAAAAATATCCTTATCACATTTATTGCCGCAACTGAGGCTATTAAAGGGAATTTAACAATTGGTCAACTTCTAAGTATATCTTATATAATTGGCCAGACTTCTGGTCCCATCGAGCAATTAGTCAATTTAATTAGGGCCGCACAAGATGCCAAATTAAGTATGTCTAGGTTACAAGAGATCCATAATAAACAAGATGAGGAGGCAATTGTAAAAAATAAGATATTGTACCCGCAAATAACTTTAGGGGATTTATTTATTGAGAATGTTTCCTTTCAATACGAAGGACCAAATTCTCCGTATGTTTTAAAAAATATTAACCTAAGAATCCCAAAAGGCAAAGTAACTGCTATTGTTGGAACAAGTGGTAGTGGAAAAACGACCCTAATGAAAATATTGCTGAATTTCTATCAACCAACACAAGGAAGAGTATTAGTTGGAAACTCAGATTTAAATAAAATATCCCCCAAATTGTGGAGGAGCCACTGTGGAAGTGTGATGCAAGACGGCTACATTTTCTATGATACAATTGCCAAAAATATTGCGATGGATGGCGGCGACATAGATGAAAAAAAGATGGAAATGGCAATTAGAGTGGCAAACTTACAAGATTTTATTGAAAGTACTCCGAATAATTATACCACAAAAATTGGCTTATCAGGAATGGGCATTAGCGGTGGTCAACGACAAAGAATTTTAATTGCCCGCTCGGTTTATAAAAACCCTGAATATATATTTTTTGACGAAGCAACAAGTAGTTTGGATGCTAATAATGAAAAAGTAATAATAGATTATCTTAACGAATTTTTCAGAGATAAGACTGTAGTAATCATTGCACATAGACTTAGTACTGTAAAGAAAGCAGATCAAATTATTGTATTAAATGACGGCAAGATAGAGGAAATAGGTAACCACTCGACATTGATTTCAAATAGAGGTAGATATTATGAATTGGTAAAAAACCAGCTGGAATTAGGTAATTAA
- a CDS encoding radical SAM/SPASM domain-containing protein, translating to MNFKLSKYIVITDVLDPNSDVHQRILFSTRSGISTLIEEGLYQSLLKGDFSTIDTTALARLMEYEIIVHSLEDEFQEILKLNKLGVKDTKCVSMTIQPTANCQLGCFYCGQVHSKLTMTQEIQDKIIERLYYQLDKKPDTELVHTTWYGGEPLMGYSAIIDLSNKMQEIAYKRNLRYSASIITNGLSLKKDIFTELYLNHKVKRFQITLDTTKEHHDKRRITKKGESTFDIIMKNILDICSLDHYQQFVTHPIFIRMNIDETNYRQANEMVDYMASLGLQDKVEMGFFPITNWGDKTVGDEQGLTTIEFAELEIEWLMYLLEKGFPVKYVLPTRNYDVCMVVNEASEVYDATGNITPCYEFPYTPKYTEEKHIIGNLLQDKTTFNKNTQVRGWYDDLATCNVSPKCSKCNLFPVCNGNCPKDWYNGEITCPTMKANIEDKLVLQYLIDKSQLQTLG from the coding sequence ATGAATTTCAAACTTTCAAAATATATAGTGATCACCGATGTTTTAGACCCAAACAGCGATGTTCATCAACGTATACTCTTTTCTACTCGAAGTGGTATATCTACATTGATCGAGGAGGGTCTATATCAAAGCCTATTAAAAGGGGATTTTTCTACCATTGATACTACTGCATTAGCTAGGCTAATGGAGTATGAAATTATAGTCCACAGCTTAGAGGATGAGTTTCAAGAGATATTAAAATTGAACAAATTAGGAGTTAAAGATACAAAATGTGTATCAATGACCATTCAACCTACTGCAAATTGTCAATTAGGATGTTTCTACTGTGGTCAAGTTCATTCCAAGCTGACTATGACTCAAGAAATTCAAGATAAGATAATTGAAAGGCTATATTATCAACTAGATAAGAAACCTGACACTGAATTAGTTCATACAACCTGGTATGGGGGAGAACCTTTAATGGGTTATTCTGCCATAATTGATCTAAGCAATAAAATGCAGGAGATTGCTTATAAACGTAATCTTAGGTATAGCGCTTCAATCATCACAAATGGGCTTAGCTTAAAAAAAGATATATTCACTGAGCTCTATCTAAATCACAAGGTTAAACGATTTCAAATCACTTTAGATACTACCAAGGAACATCACGATAAACGTCGGATAACGAAAAAAGGAGAGTCAACTTTTGATATTATAATGAAAAACATACTTGATATCTGCTCTTTGGATCATTACCAACAATTCGTAACACATCCGATTTTCATTCGGATGAATATTGATGAAACCAATTATCGACAAGCAAATGAAATGGTTGATTATATGGCATCTTTAGGATTACAAGACAAAGTTGAAATGGGCTTTTTCCCAATCACAAATTGGGGTGACAAGACTGTTGGAGATGAACAAGGTTTAACCACTATAGAATTCGCTGAACTTGAAATAGAATGGCTAATGTATCTATTAGAAAAAGGATTTCCTGTGAAGTACGTTTTGCCAACAAGAAACTATGATGTATGTATGGTAGTCAACGAAGCTAGTGAGGTTTATGATGCTACGGGAAATATCACGCCTTGTTATGAATTCCCCTATACGCCTAAATATACGGAGGAAAAACATATTATTGGAAATCTTCTGCAAGATAAAACAACCTTTAACAAAAACACTCAGGTTCGAGGATGGTATGATGATCTTGCAACTTGTAATGTTTCTCCGAAATGTTCAAAATGTAATCTATTTCCAGTTTGCAATGGCAATTGCCCTAAAGATTGGTATAATGGTGAGATAACATGCCCCACAATGAAAGCGAACATTGAGGACAAGCTCGTTTTACAATATTTAATTGATAAATCCCAATTACAAACTTTAGGATAA
- a CDS encoding glycosyltransferase family A protein, with protein sequence MFLKINQNQFNSKKDYRPKPMLFTSKNQISNRIIVLVPFRNVGNYIIDCVSSILGQEYNNYEVYLLDDASDDGTIELIDDDLPNFYKRINNSRIGALENIYQALVTESFLDEDIIIILDGDDYIFGEFAFQIVNSKYHDDALLTYGSYITNYGFYDPSSPYTEEEFNMLRQTTWKASHLKTFKYKLFKAFLDQDPNVENFRYSDDRYGDNRFYMSTYDQALMLPLLEIAGFENCLFIQNVIYCYRLHKDNDHATDEGRKLQLEAFYDIRSRPPLNRKF encoded by the coding sequence ATGTTTTTAAAAATAAACCAGAATCAATTCAACAGCAAGAAAGATTATAGACCAAAGCCCATGCTTTTTACAAGTAAAAATCAAATATCGAACAGGATAATAGTACTTGTTCCATTCAGGAATGTTGGAAATTATATTATTGATTGTGTAAGCTCAATTTTAGGACAAGAATACAACAATTATGAAGTGTATCTATTGGATGACGCATCAGATGATGGTACAATAGAGTTAATAGATGATGATTTGCCAAATTTTTATAAAAGAATAAATAATTCTCGTATCGGAGCATTGGAAAATATATACCAAGCATTAGTAACAGAGTCTTTCTTAGATGAGGACATAATAATCATCTTAGATGGTGATGATTATATTTTCGGAGAATTTGCTTTTCAAATAGTAAACAGTAAATATCATGACGATGCGCTGCTAACTTATGGTTCATATATTACTAATTATGGTTTTTATGATCCGAGTTCGCCATATACAGAAGAGGAATTCAATATGCTGAGGCAGACAACATGGAAAGCATCTCATCTTAAAACTTTTAAATACAAATTATTCAAAGCTTTTTTAGACCAAGATCCAAATGTTGAGAATTTTAGATACAGCGACGACAGATATGGAGATAATCGATTTTACATGTCGACGTATGACCAAGCGTTAATGTTACCTCTTTTAGAAATTGCTGGATTTGAAAACTGCCTATTTATTCAGAACGTAATTTATTGCTATAGGCTCCATAAGGATAACGACCATGCAACAGACGAAGGGAGAAAACTACAACTAGAAGCTTTTTATGATATTAGAAGCCGCCCCCCTTTAAATAGAAAGTTTTAG
- a CDS encoding recombinase family protein, with translation MKKGIRYLRFSSDGQSLHSIERQDLITRQWMNNSGVEIVDTFIDEGHTARNFDRPDIKVLFDFIKKNHDQIDYLVVAELTRSSRIAGDAINMVTKIQALYDVRIVSASRGSIYDCMDHNSFFIMGLEFLMGNSENIKRQNYIDAGIYTAKAIKGL, from the coding sequence ATGAAAAAGGGTATACGTTATTTAAGGTTCAGCAGTGATGGTCAAAGTTTACATAGTATCGAACGTCAAGATTTAATTACACGCCAATGGATGAATAATAGTGGTGTGGAAATAGTGGATACATTTATCGACGAAGGACATACTGCACGAAACTTTGATAGGCCGGATATTAAGGTACTTTTTGACTTTATCAAAAAGAACCATGATCAAATAGATTACTTGGTTGTAGCTGAATTAACAAGATCCAGTAGAATAGCTGGTGACGCCATTAATATGGTTACAAAAATTCAAGCACTTTATGATGTGAGAATTGTAAGCGCTAGTAGAGGGTCAATTTATGATTGTATGGATCATAATTCCTTCTTTATAATGGGACTTGAATTTTTAATGGGCAATTCTGAAAATATAAAAAGGCAGAATTATATAGATGCAGGAATCTATACAGCAAAAGCCATAAAGGGACTATGA
- a CDS encoding M3 family metallopeptidase produces the protein MSILTEKFKTQHDTAPFSQIKNEDYIPAFDEAIQKTKDEVDAIVNNPETATFDNTIAAMSYSGQTLDRLSNIFFNLHSAETNADLEKIAQDVAPKLSALGNDITLNFDLFKRVKAVYDQKDQLTLTAEQTTLLEKSYKDFVRNGALLNDEQKEKLREIDAELSLLKLKFGENVLAETNAYQLLVTDEKDLAGLPEGAVEAAHALAKANEKEGWLFTLDFPSYLPFVTYADNRELRKEITLAAGRKAFQDNEHNNVENVLKIVKLRFERAKLLGYATHADFVLAERMAQNPSKVTEFLNDLLGKAKPAAVKEFAELSQFAKNLDGIDQLEKWDGAYYAEKLKQERFNLDDEKLKPYFKLENVLHGAFEVAHRLFGINFKEVDTIDTYHEEVQTFEVSKDNGELVAIFYADFFPRKGKRNGAWMTSFKPQYIQDGKQERPHVSIVCNFTRPTASKPSLLTFQEVTTLFHEFGHALHGMLADSTYPTLSGTSVYWDFVELPSQVMENWCYEKEALELFAKHYETGEVIPMELVEKIRESASFLEGMATMRQLSFGLLDMGWHGQDPTSISDLKAFEDEQFASTKLYPDVKENAMSTAFSHIFNGGYSSGYYSYKWAEVLDADAFDYFKQNGIFNKEIATKFKDNILSKGGTEHPMVLYKRFRGQEPSVEPLLKRAGLIK, from the coding sequence ATGAGTATTTTAACAGAGAAATTTAAAACGCAGCACGACACGGCTCCGTTTTCACAGATAAAAAACGAAGATTATATTCCCGCATTTGATGAAGCTATTCAGAAGACAAAAGATGAAGTCGATGCTATCGTCAACAATCCCGAAACGGCAACTTTCGACAATACAATCGCTGCTATGTCCTACTCTGGACAGACACTAGATCGTTTGTCCAATATCTTTTTCAATCTCCATTCCGCTGAAACCAATGCTGATCTCGAAAAGATCGCACAGGATGTTGCCCCAAAACTATCTGCTTTAGGCAATGATATCACCTTAAATTTCGATCTTTTCAAAAGGGTTAAGGCTGTATACGATCAGAAGGACCAACTGACATTGACGGCAGAGCAAACCACCTTATTAGAAAAATCCTATAAGGATTTTGTACGCAACGGCGCACTTTTAAATGATGAACAGAAAGAAAAACTCCGCGAAATAGATGCCGAGCTATCACTTTTAAAATTGAAATTCGGGGAGAATGTCCTGGCCGAAACCAATGCCTATCAGCTGTTGGTAACAGACGAAAAAGATCTTGCTGGACTTCCGGAGGGTGCTGTAGAAGCTGCCCATGCTTTGGCTAAAGCCAACGAAAAAGAAGGCTGGCTTTTTACCCTGGATTTCCCGAGCTATCTTCCTTTTGTCACTTATGCCGACAATCGAGAACTTCGCAAAGAAATTACCCTCGCCGCAGGCCGCAAAGCTTTTCAGGACAACGAGCACAACAACGTGGAAAATGTCCTTAAAATTGTAAAACTTCGCTTCGAACGGGCTAAATTATTAGGCTACGCCACCCATGCAGACTTTGTCCTTGCCGAACGTATGGCACAAAATCCAAGCAAAGTCACCGAATTCCTAAACGACCTACTTGGAAAAGCGAAACCAGCAGCAGTGAAAGAATTTGCAGAATTATCCCAATTTGCAAAAAACTTGGATGGCATAGACCAATTGGAAAAATGGGATGGTGCTTATTATGCCGAAAAGCTGAAACAGGAACGCTTTAATTTAGACGATGAAAAGCTCAAACCCTATTTCAAACTCGAAAATGTATTACATGGTGCATTTGAAGTGGCTCATCGTTTGTTTGGCATCAACTTTAAAGAAGTCGATACAATAGATACCTACCACGAAGAAGTACAAACATTTGAAGTCAGTAAAGACAATGGTGAATTAGTAGCTATCTTCTATGCCGATTTCTTCCCGCGTAAGGGCAAGAGAAATGGGGCATGGATGACCTCTTTCAAACCACAGTACATTCAAGATGGTAAACAAGAACGTCCTCATGTCTCTATTGTTTGCAATTTTACGCGTCCTACAGCTTCAAAACCTTCGTTGTTGACCTTTCAGGAAGTGACAACATTATTTCACGAATTTGGACACGCCCTACATGGTATGCTCGCTGACAGCACTTACCCTACACTATCTGGAACATCTGTGTATTGGGATTTTGTCGAGTTACCGAGTCAGGTGATGGAAAACTGGTGCTATGAAAAAGAAGCCCTTGAGCTATTTGCCAAACACTATGAAACTGGCGAAGTGATCCCGATGGAACTAGTCGAAAAGATCCGCGAAAGCGCTTCCTTTCTTGAGGGGATGGCGACTATGCGCCAACTGAGCTTTGGGCTATTGGATATGGGCTGGCATGGACAGGATCCAACTTCTATCTCGGATCTGAAAGCATTCGAAGACGAACAGTTTGCCTCAACAAAACTCTATCCCGATGTCAAGGAAAATGCCATGAGTACAGCATTCTCCCATATTTTCAATGGTGGTTATTCTTCGGGCTATTACAGCTATAAATGGGCGGAAGTACTGGATGCAGATGCATTTGACTACTTTAAACAAAACGGTATTTTCAATAAGGAAATCGCAACCAAATTTAAGGATAATATACTTTCAAAAGGCGGCACAGAACATCCAATGGTTCTTTACAAACGGTTCCGCGGACAAGAACCTTCGGTAGAACCTTTATTGAAAAGAGCTGGGTTGATCAAATAA